A genomic segment from Pediococcus acidilactici encodes:
- a CDS encoding Nramp family divalent metal transporter: MSNEIKNPKKRRKLISYANGRSLEEINGTVKVPKNIGFWKTLFMYSGPGALVAVGYMDPGNWSTSITGGQNFQYMLMSIILISSLIAMLLQYMAAKLGIVSQMDLAQAIRARTSRALGIVLWILTELAIMATDIAEVIGAAIALYLLFHIPLVVAVFITVFDVLLLLLLTKIGFRKIEAIVVCLIMVILVVFVYQVALSHPSWGAVFGGLIPTTKAFATTPTVGGMTPLSGSLGIIGATVMPHNLYLHSAVSQTRKINHDDEEDVARTVRFSTWDSNIQLSFAFVVNALLLVMGVAVFKTGAVQDPSFFGLFHALNDTSTLSNGILIGVAKTGILSTLFAVALLASGQNSTITGTLTGQVIMEGFVHMRMPLWARRLITRLISVVPVLICVMLTSGKGDIQEHEALNNLMNNSQVFLAFALPFSMVPLLMMTDSRVEMGDRFKNSWIVRILGWISVIFLTYLNLTGLPDSIAAFFGENASAAEISMAHDIAYALIVAVLALLAWTVIELYKGNKRYELELAEKANAKEAA; this comes from the coding sequence ATGAGTAACGAGATCAAGAACCCTAAGAAGCGGCGAAAATTAATTTCGTACGCAAACGGCCGATCCCTAGAGGAAATTAACGGGACGGTCAAGGTTCCTAAAAATATTGGTTTTTGGAAAACTTTGTTTATGTATTCGGGGCCAGGCGCATTAGTTGCGGTAGGTTATATGGACCCTGGTAATTGGTCAACATCAATCACTGGGGGGCAAAACTTCCAGTACATGCTAATGTCGATTATCTTGATTTCGAGTTTAATCGCGATGTTGTTACAATACATGGCGGCTAAACTGGGAATTGTGAGTCAAATGGACCTCGCCCAAGCAATTCGGGCGCGGACCAGTAGAGCATTGGGAATCGTTTTGTGGATATTAACGGAGTTGGCGATCATGGCGACCGATATCGCAGAAGTTATCGGGGCGGCAATCGCGCTTTATTTGTTATTCCATATTCCGCTAGTGGTGGCGGTATTCATCACCGTATTTGACGTATTATTGCTATTATTGTTAACCAAGATCGGTTTCCGAAAAATCGAAGCCATCGTGGTTTGTTTAATCATGGTGATTTTGGTCGTCTTCGTCTACCAAGTGGCCCTTTCGCATCCGAGCTGGGGCGCAGTGTTTGGCGGGTTGATTCCAACGACTAAAGCATTTGCGACAACCCCAACGGTGGGTGGCATGACCCCGTTGAGCGGTTCGCTAGGAATCATCGGAGCTACCGTAATGCCGCATAACTTGTACTTGCATTCGGCAGTTTCGCAAACGCGGAAGATCAACCACGACGATGAAGAAGACGTAGCACGGACCGTGCGGTTTTCTACTTGGGATTCCAACATTCAGTTATCGTTTGCCTTCGTGGTTAACGCACTGTTGTTGGTAATGGGAGTGGCCGTATTTAAGACCGGCGCCGTGCAAGACCCGTCCTTCTTCGGGTTGTTCCACGCGCTAAACGACACTTCGACATTGAGTAACGGAATTTTGATTGGGGTTGCCAAGACTGGAATTCTATCGACCCTCTTTGCGGTAGCCCTCTTGGCTTCGGGTCAAAATTCTACCATCACCGGAACGCTGACCGGGCAAGTAATCATGGAAGGTTTCGTACACATGCGGATGCCGTTATGGGCCCGGCGCTTGATTACCCGGTTGATTTCGGTAGTCCCCGTATTAATTTGTGTAATGTTAACTAGTGGTAAGGGCGACATTCAAGAACACGAAGCCCTCAACAACTTGATGAACAACTCGCAGGTCTTCTTGGCCTTCGCGTTACCATTCTCGATGGTGCCGTTGCTGATGATGACCGACAGTCGCGTAGAAATGGGCGACCGGTTTAAGAACAGCTGGATTGTTCGAATTTTAGGCTGGATTTCGGTAATCTTCTTAACTTACTTGAACCTAACTGGATTACCAGATTCAATCGCGGCCTTCTTCGGCGAAAATGCCAGCGCAGCGGAAATCAGCATGGCTCACGACATTGCCTACGCGTTAATCGTGGCAGTTTTGGCGCTACTCGCGTGGACGGTAATTGAATTGTATAAAGGAAATAAACGTTACGAACTTGAACTTGCAGAAAAAGCTAACGCAAAGGAGGCGGCATAA
- a CDS encoding universal stress protein, translated as MAFDVKRILVGVDDSKDALLAFDYAINLAKDANRELVIVSVLENDEMNVFQALDKDYIHGERAELEQHILTYQKQAQDAGVTNVRCVVTEGDPGETIVEEVIPAVKPDLLVVGAESKKGIARRFGSQAAYMAKYAPITVTVVR; from the coding sequence ATGGCCTTCGATGTGAAAAGAATTTTAGTTGGAGTGGACGACTCTAAAGACGCTTTGTTGGCTTTTGACTACGCAATTAATTTGGCGAAAGATGCGAACCGTGAATTGGTGATTGTTTCGGTGCTGGAAAACGACGAAATGAACGTGTTCCAAGCCCTCGACAAGGATTACATTCATGGGGAACGAGCTGAATTAGAACAACACATTTTGACCTACCAAAAGCAGGCGCAAGATGCTGGCGTTACCAACGTCCGTTGCGTGGTGACGGAAGGCGATCCCGGTGAGACGATTGTTGAAGAGGTAATTCCCGCGGTTAAACCAGATTTATTGGTAGTTGGCGCGGAATCGAAAAAGGGTATTGCCCGTCGTTTTGGGAGCCAAGCCGCATACATGGCCAAATACGCTCCGATTACGGTAACGGTCGTGCGGTAA
- a CDS encoding CadD family cadmium resistance transporter — protein sequence MNFVIIGLTFLSVNLDFFFMLLFLVRKYRLSAVLGGYLLGTLLLVTASYLIGQTLSVFLPEWLLGVLGFLPIYLAIKDDDDEINATQSGASAVGTVLVTYLSVCTGCNLAIFLPVLMHAQLAEFFVALLLILGLSVVAVLAINLLSKNPLVSQVMEKYGEKLMKVCYVLIGLYVFWDSGLVTHLIRLVG from the coding sequence GTGAATTTTGTAATTATTGGACTAACTTTTCTTAGCGTCAATTTAGATTTCTTTTTTATGCTGTTGTTTTTGGTCCGCAAGTACCGGTTGTCCGCAGTTTTAGGTGGCTATTTGTTGGGGACCTTGCTATTGGTGACGGCGAGTTATTTAATTGGTCAAACCCTCTCCGTCTTTTTGCCAGAATGGTTACTGGGAGTGCTCGGGTTCTTGCCGATTTACCTAGCAATTAAGGATGACGATGACGAAATTAATGCGACCCAGTCCGGTGCTTCGGCGGTTGGGACGGTTTTGGTGACCTATCTTTCCGTTTGCACGGGATGCAACTTGGCAATCTTTTTGCCAGTTTTAATGCACGCCCAGCTTGCTGAATTTTTCGTTGCCCTGTTATTGATCTTGGGATTGAGCGTAGTGGCCGTCCTCGCGATTAATTTACTTAGCAAAAATCCGCTTGTCAGCCAAGTGATGGAAAAATATGGCGAGAAACTGATGAAGGTTTGCTATGTGTTGATCGGGCTGTACGTTTTCTGGGACAGCGGCTTAGTGACCCATTTAATTCGGTTGGTTGGATAA
- a CDS encoding LysR family transcriptional regulator — MFLKPQATDVYSIVIRFRFVRWDNIKDADLLLTYLKAVLAGGSLTKGAENLFVSQPYLSKYINNAEQELGFRLLNRKKRPISLTPQGAKFIQGIETLNISYQKLINEVTELSNPPQSRIRLGINQSMASIILPPLIYRFKRKYPHQKIWITEDRSINLEELLLQKKIDMHIRMLPIFPSEISFKMLSEIPIYLVINKSCPLFEKGKTTIETLNIQNIHLISSEFITIESGSGFMRLIEVFMSQNDLNIHPTFETKYIETAANLAYQGLGCTFIPQFFVTNKFNASLCNVIRIPMEQISLKIVLSYLEGAVSEQTLNSILKLTNVTDLVSSMNNYQYREILK, encoded by the coding sequence TTGTTTTTAAAACCACAAGCAACAGATGTATACAGTATTGTTATAAGATTTCGTTTTGTTAGGTGGGATAATATCAAAGATGCAGATCTATTATTAACTTATTTAAAAGCCGTTTTAGCTGGTGGCAGCCTCACCAAGGGAGCTGAGAATTTGTTTGTTTCTCAACCTTATTTAAGCAAATATATTAACAATGCTGAACAAGAGCTTGGCTTTAGGTTACTCAATCGAAAAAAGAGACCAATTTCGCTAACTCCTCAAGGTGCAAAATTCATTCAAGGTATTGAGACTCTAAATATTAGTTATCAAAAACTAATTAACGAAGTGACTGAGTTAAGTAATCCTCCTCAATCAAGAATTAGACTGGGAATTAATCAATCAATGGCAAGTATTATCCTACCTCCGTTAATTTATCGGTTTAAACGCAAATACCCACACCAAAAAATTTGGATTACAGAAGATCGTTCAATTAACTTAGAAGAATTATTGCTCCAAAAAAAGATTGATATGCATATTAGGATGCTCCCAATTTTTCCAAGCGAAATATCTTTTAAGATGTTAAGTGAAATCCCCATTTATTTAGTGATAAACAAATCTTGTCCACTTTTCGAAAAGGGAAAGACTACTATTGAAACGTTAAACATTCAAAATATCCATTTAATTAGCTCTGAATTTATCACTATAGAATCTGGTTCTGGATTTATGCGCTTAATCGAAGTATTTATGTCCCAAAATGACCTAAACATTCACCCCACTTTCGAAACTAAATACATTGAAACTGCTGCTAACCTTGCTTATCAAGGACTAGGATGTACTTTCATTCCACAATTTTTTGTTACCAATAAGTTCAACGCTTCGTTATGTAATGTAATTCGCATACCCATGGAACAAATTTCTCTGAAGATTGTTTTATCTTACCTAGAAGGTGCCGTTTCTGAACAAACTTTAAATAGCATTCTAAAATTAACTAACGTTACTGACTTAGTTAGCTCAATGAATAACTACCAGTATCGAGAAATTTTAAAATAA
- a CDS encoding YeeE/YedE family protein yields MLRLDRISGFILFLILLVGAPMILPSNMHFIRLLLGLALGYILSRSYTGFAGSVNRAYKNGSTKLMRTMMFMFFITALANVSFLMFTQNITMYALWVNPINLGLLIGGILFGIGMSFSSCCASGVLTDLATDAPRAGVTLIFFCIGVFIGFPFQVQSWVKNSWWTSPTGTKFANGVYMPDLFKWDGMNGYLGAVVLTALLAGLVIYLSYLYEKKRKLADDYHVIPSENVQDHPEDFDAKTFSLRNEETYRYLLEKPWTLKQGAFGMMIVFVLMMGITRSGWGASTPYGLWMGKLLNVFGVSDNALSQFAHLPAGTFSAPLLSNPVTVQNFGIFLGTLIYILTSGLLKKTLHATTSLTLKSASMFAAGGLAMGFGTRLSNGCNVGALYSPIAQFSISGWIFLAFLVAGGVLGNMFAKRVYA; encoded by the coding sequence ATGTTACGGCTAGATCGAATTAGTGGATTTATATTATTTTTAATTTTGTTAGTGGGAGCGCCAATGATTTTACCATCGAATATGCATTTCATTAGGCTCCTATTAGGCCTAGCACTAGGTTATATACTGTCCAGATCTTATACAGGCTTTGCTGGAAGCGTTAACAGAGCCTATAAAAATGGGTCAACAAAACTAATGCGCACAATGATGTTTATGTTTTTTATTACGGCACTAGCTAACGTTAGCTTTTTAATGTTTACACAAAACATTACCATGTATGCACTATGGGTAAATCCTATTAATTTAGGTTTATTAATTGGTGGAATTCTTTTTGGAATTGGGATGTCCTTTTCATCTTGTTGTGCATCAGGAGTTTTAACGGATTTAGCAACTGACGCACCACGCGCAGGAGTGACGTTGATATTTTTCTGTATAGGTGTATTCATTGGATTTCCTTTTCAAGTTCAATCATGGGTAAAAAACTCATGGTGGACTTCACCAACGGGAACTAAGTTTGCTAACGGAGTTTATATGCCAGATCTGTTCAAATGGGATGGAATGAATGGTTATTTAGGAGCAGTAGTTTTAACTGCTTTGCTAGCAGGACTAGTTATTTATTTGTCGTATTTATATGAAAAGAAACGGAAGTTAGCTGATGATTATCATGTAATACCTTCTGAAAATGTTCAAGATCATCCAGAAGATTTTGATGCTAAAACATTCTCTTTGCGTAATGAAGAAACTTATCGTTACTTGTTAGAAAAACCTTGGACTTTGAAACAGGGCGCATTTGGGATGATGATTGTGTTTGTTTTAATGATGGGGATTACGAGAAGTGGTTGGGGGGCGTCAACACCCTATGGACTTTGGATGGGAAAACTTTTAAATGTTTTTGGAGTATCAGACAATGCTTTATCTCAATTCGCACATTTACCAGCTGGCACATTCTCTGCTCCATTGCTTAGCAATCCAGTTACTGTACAGAACTTTGGTATTTTTCTTGGCACATTGATTTATATTTTAACTTCAGGATTATTAAAGAAAACTTTACACGCAACGACTAGTCTTACTCTGAAGAGTGCGTCGATGTTTGCGGCTGGTGGTTTAGCAATGGGCTTTGGTACTCGATTGTCTAATGGTTGTAATGTAGGAGCACTGTATAGTCCAATTGCACAATTTTCTATTTCAGGTTGGATATTCCTAGCATTTCTAGTAGCAGGAGGAGTTTTGGGAAATATGTTTGCAAAGAGAGTTTATGCGTAG
- a CDS encoding FAD-dependent oxidoreductase encodes MSKKIIVVGGVAGGASVAARVRRLDETADIKIFEKGPDVSFSNCSLPYHLSNVIPNADDIVLMSPIQFKKQYNIDAIVNHEVVDVDVAEQMVSVKDVISGEIQKYSYDELFLSPGAVPICPRSIEGISKNNVFTIRDVTDIKSIREFLEKHQVKNVSVIGGGFIGIETAENLVQGGYSVSLIEGAEHVLGTIDLDMAQIIQKTLLDHHVNLVTNDTLTEIRDDTIILDSGKELKAEAVILAIGVRPNTELAEKIGVTIGETGGIKVNQNYETNLPHIHAVGDAIEVYHQLLRKPTRLSLAFPAQIEARQAVDHMYGRPIKNRGVIGSQCIPVFEMNVASTGLTEKDCRQNGISYRTAMVIPKDHVPLLPNARPLYMKLIFAYPSGEILGAQAIGESAVDKQIDIIATEISHGGYIEDLETLELCYQPTFSTAKNAINMVGLVATNVLNNEFKQISVSQVRTLIEQNALIIDVRERDEYKEGHVKTAKNIPMSEFRQHLNEIPKYQPVYIHCLSGQRSYNVVRALTNLGYEQVYNIAGSFLNICEFEYYEDVIQQREPIVTNYRFDLL; translated from the coding sequence ATGAGTAAAAAAATTATAGTTGTTGGTGGCGTTGCTGGTGGGGCATCTGTAGCAGCGAGAGTTAGAAGGTTAGACGAAACTGCTGATATTAAGATATTTGAAAAAGGACCAGATGTCTCCTTTTCTAATTGTTCATTGCCGTATCATCTTTCTAACGTAATCCCTAACGCTGATGATATAGTGCTAATGTCGCCTATCCAATTCAAAAAACAATATAATATTGATGCAATTGTTAATCATGAAGTTGTAGATGTAGATGTAGCTGAACAAATGGTATCTGTAAAGGATGTTATTAGTGGTGAAATACAAAAATACTCTTATGATGAACTGTTTTTGTCACCGGGTGCTGTGCCAATTTGTCCACGTTCAATTGAAGGAATTAGTAAAAATAATGTTTTTACAATTCGTGATGTGACAGATATTAAATCTATTCGGGAATTTTTGGAAAAGCATCAAGTTAAAAACGTTTCGGTAATTGGTGGAGGCTTTATTGGAATTGAAACGGCTGAAAATTTAGTACAAGGAGGTTACTCCGTTAGTTTGATTGAAGGCGCTGAGCATGTTTTAGGGACAATAGACCTAGACATGGCTCAAATTATCCAAAAAACGCTATTGGATCATCATGTTAATTTAGTTACAAATGATACCTTAACTGAAATTCGTGACGATACAATAATCTTAGATTCTGGCAAAGAGTTAAAAGCTGAAGCAGTTATTTTAGCAATTGGAGTTCGCCCTAACACTGAACTAGCCGAAAAAATCGGTGTTACAATCGGTGAAACTGGAGGAATTAAGGTTAACCAAAACTATGAGACTAATTTGCCACATATTCATGCGGTTGGTGATGCAATTGAAGTATATCATCAGCTATTAAGAAAGCCTACACGTTTAAGTTTGGCATTTCCAGCTCAAATTGAAGCACGTCAAGCAGTGGACCACATGTATGGACGCCCTATAAAAAATCGTGGTGTAATTGGGTCTCAATGTATTCCAGTCTTTGAAATGAATGTTGCGTCTACAGGGTTAACCGAAAAAGATTGTCGGCAAAATGGGATTAGTTATCGGACGGCAATGGTTATTCCAAAAGACCACGTACCATTACTTCCTAATGCACGTCCTTTGTATATGAAGTTGATATTTGCTTATCCAAGTGGTGAAATTTTAGGAGCACAAGCAATTGGTGAAAGCGCCGTTGATAAGCAAATCGATATTATTGCCACGGAAATTTCTCATGGTGGGTATATTGAAGATTTAGAAACTCTTGAACTATGCTATCAGCCAACTTTTTCTACGGCAAAAAATGCCATAAATATGGTCGGTTTGGTAGCAACTAATGTACTAAACAATGAATTTAAACAAATCTCAGTTAGCCAAGTTAGAACATTGATAGAGCAAAATGCATTAATTATCGATGTACGTGAGAGAGACGAATATAAAGAGGGACATGTAAAAACGGCTAAGAATATCCCCATGAGCGAGTTTCGACAACATCTTAATGAAATTCCTAAGTATCAACCGGTTTACATCCATTGCTTAAGTGGCCAGCGAAGTTATAATGTTGTACGTGCACTAACTAATTTAGGATACGAACAAGTTTATAATATTGCAGGATCTTTTCTGAATATTTGCGAGTTTGAATACTATGAAGATGTTATTCAACAAAGAGAGCCAATAGTAACTAACTATCGTTTCGATTTATTATAA
- a CDS encoding ABC transporter permease, which translates to MFLNLASLVVFILVWLAITSLRLVSPVLLPSPNQVLHAFLNLIFYGYNGIPLLSHYLITIGRLAVAVFVAVIIGIPLGLSSGYLPSLSTVIDPIIQFIRPIPPLAYYTLLILWFGIGETSKITLLFFAALPPIYLSAYDAVRKLDREYLLSASSLGATKEQIFYRIVVPASLPDIFTGFRTAVGVAYTTIVSAEMIASSAGVGWMVIDASHYLKSDVIFVGIILLGVTGMLIDYLIRLLERRIVHWSGEK; encoded by the coding sequence ATCTTTTTAAACTTAGCTTCATTGGTCGTATTTATTCTAGTTTGGTTAGCAATAACTTCTTTACGATTGGTTTCGCCTGTTCTATTGCCATCACCAAATCAAGTACTACACGCATTTTTAAACTTAATTTTCTATGGGTATAATGGTATTCCGTTGCTTAGTCATTATTTAATTACAATAGGGCGGTTAGCGGTTGCAGTTTTCGTTGCGGTAATAATTGGTATTCCTTTAGGGTTGAGTAGTGGTTACTTGCCTTCACTAAGTACCGTAATTGACCCGATTATCCAATTTATAAGACCAATTCCTCCTTTAGCATACTACACGCTGCTGATATTATGGTTTGGGATTGGAGAAACATCTAAAATAACATTACTATTTTTTGCAGCGTTACCACCAATTTATCTTTCGGCGTATGATGCTGTTAGGAAACTAGATAGGGAATATTTACTTAGTGCATCTTCATTAGGTGCAACTAAAGAGCAGATTTTTTATCGAATTGTGGTTCCAGCTTCACTTCCAGACATTTTTACTGGTTTTCGAACTGCTGTGGGGGTTGCGTACACTACGATTGTTTCGGCAGAGATGATTGCATCTTCTGCTGGAGTAGGTTGGATGGTAATTGATGCTTCTCATTATCTAAAAAGTGATGTGATTTTTGTGGGAATAATCCTATTAGGTGTCACAGGGATGTTGATAGATTATTTGATCCGTCTCCTAGAACGAAGGATTGTTCATTGGAGCGGTGAAAAATGA
- a CDS encoding MetQ/NlpA family ABC transporter substrate-binding protein, which yields MRKQTLKIFLIFITVMGIAPLLNGCQKTSKETLRTVKIGVLNVPNDVLTARQDHTLVSALKKQGYRPEFITFDSGVDANKALMSNDIQMATMGHTNAVVAMSVGIPVKLIWLNDVIGSNEQLILQKGIKFSNWDDLRGKSIATPFASTSHYSLMMLLKKHHLIGKVKLYDMQTTEIVAAWKQKNIDAAYTWEPSLSNLNDGCKVVDSGTLAQSGIMTANVTLATDQFIKKEPKILETILRVLNKEHQQYQSDSKVIYRRTAEGLGVNTTITRKQIGTSQWLSREEQTRLLKGEFIRQFFKTADFMYQQQTISKQPDEQKCRQFISTKYLQ from the coding sequence ATGAGAAAGCAAACCTTAAAAATCTTTTTAATTTTTATCACAGTGATGGGAATCGCTCCATTATTAAATGGCTGTCAGAAAACATCGAAAGAAACGTTACGAACAGTAAAAATTGGAGTACTTAACGTCCCTAATGATGTTTTAACCGCAAGGCAAGATCACACTTTAGTTAGTGCATTGAAAAAGCAGGGGTATAGGCCAGAATTTATTACTTTTGATTCGGGTGTGGATGCTAATAAGGCACTTATGTCAAATGATATCCAGATGGCAACGATGGGACACACTAATGCTGTAGTAGCTATGTCGGTGGGGATTCCAGTAAAGTTAATTTGGCTTAATGATGTAATCGGTAGTAATGAACAGTTAATTTTGCAAAAGGGAATTAAGTTTAGTAATTGGGATGACTTACGAGGCAAAAGTATTGCAACACCTTTTGCATCGACCTCACATTACAGCTTAATGATGTTGCTTAAAAAACATCATTTAATAGGGAAAGTTAAGCTTTACGATATGCAAACAACGGAAATTGTAGCAGCCTGGAAACAAAAAAATATTGATGCAGCTTATACTTGGGAGCCAAGCTTATCTAATTTAAATGACGGTTGTAAGGTAGTTGATAGCGGGACTTTGGCTCAAAGTGGAATAATGACTGCTAATGTAACGCTTGCGACTGACCAATTTATTAAAAAAGAACCTAAAATTCTAGAAACTATTTTAAGGGTTTTAAATAAGGAGCACCAGCAATATCAATCTGATAGTAAGGTAATTTACAGGCGGACTGCGGAAGGATTAGGAGTTAATACGACAATTACTAGAAAACAGATTGGAACATCGCAATGGCTTTCTAGAGAAGAGCAAACACGTCTTCTGAAAGGTGAGTTTATTAGGCAATTTTTTAAAACGGCTGACTTTATGTATCAGCAGCAGACGATTAGTAAGCAACCTGATGAGCAAAAATGCCGACAATTTATTAGTACAAAATATCTGCAGTGA
- a CDS encoding ATP-binding cassette domain-containing protein — MSLFEAKNVDFRYKDEPKLVLENVNLELLENSINVLVGPSGIGKSTLFNLAAGYLQPTKGAMFMKGEKITGPSWQRGVVFQDMALYPWLNVAENILFGPKVRNLDKHVFKAEFQVLLEETGLDEYERKYVYELSGGLRQRVALARSFINHPAMLMLDESFSALDNFTRQEMHAILFRLWEKIKNCVFIITHDIDEAIYLGQNVIVLNSLDATSATIVQNTSNPYFRKEIGKLALDNNYVVFRQRLLDMIK; from the coding sequence ATGAGCTTGTTCGAAGCAAAAAACGTTGATTTTAGGTATAAAGATGAACCAAAGCTAGTATTAGAAAACGTAAATTTGGAGTTATTAGAAAATTCAATAAACGTGTTAGTAGGTCCCTCTGGGATTGGAAAAAGTACGTTATTTAACCTTGCTGCCGGTTATTTACAGCCAACAAAGGGTGCTATGTTCATGAAGGGTGAGAAAATTACGGGTCCAAGTTGGCAAAGGGGAGTAGTTTTTCAGGATATGGCATTGTATCCATGGTTAAATGTGGCCGAAAATATTTTGTTCGGTCCAAAAGTTAGAAATTTGGATAAGCATGTATTCAAAGCTGAATTTCAGGTTTTATTAGAAGAGACTGGTCTAGATGAATATGAACGCAAGTATGTTTACGAATTATCAGGGGGGCTAAGGCAAAGAGTTGCTTTAGCACGCAGCTTTATAAATCATCCAGCCATGTTAATGCTAGACGAATCCTTTAGTGCGTTAGATAACTTTACAAGGCAAGAAATGCATGCAATCCTGTTTAGGTTATGGGAGAAGATTAAAAATTGCGTGTTCATTATTACTCATGATATTGATGAGGCAATATATTTAGGACAAAATGTAATTGTATTAAATAGTTTGGATGCTACATCAGCAACCATTGTACAAAATACGAGTAATCCCTATTTTAGAAAGGAAATAGGTAAATTAGCACTTGATAATAATTATGTGGTTTTTCGGCAAAGACTCTTGGATATGATTAAGTAA
- a CDS encoding LysR family transcriptional regulator yields the protein MDIRVLRYFVTIAQELNMSRAAELLNVSQPALSRQIADLEDELGVKLFRREHRHLALTQEGHYLLGRAQQIVGLVNKTTYHLQKQDVISGTIEIGAGESIGITPLMETLHQIMRQYPEVRVNLRSGDYEDILAGLDAGLLEFGVLMGYHNLNNYNTLQLPEENRWGVLMRAEAQLAEKDVIQPIDLVGRPLITSRQAAQRGTFQIWSGELFNQLNFVGTYNLIFNASLLVQTGAVMALTYDKLIDHYTTKDGLVFRPLAPAVVEPNTLVWSKNHQLPNLNRLFLDTLQKEIANND from the coding sequence ATGGATATTCGCGTATTACGCTACTTCGTCACCATTGCTCAAGAATTAAACATGTCCCGGGCTGCCGAGTTACTCAACGTTTCCCAACCCGCACTTTCTCGCCAAATTGCTGACTTGGAAGACGAACTCGGGGTTAAACTTTTTCGCCGGGAGCACCGCCATTTGGCCTTAACTCAGGAGGGGCACTATCTTCTGGGCCGTGCCCAACAGATTGTGGGGTTAGTCAATAAGACTACCTATCACCTCCAAAAACAAGACGTGATCAGCGGCACGATTGAAATCGGCGCCGGAGAAAGCATCGGGATCACGCCCCTTATGGAAACTCTCCACCAGATCATGCGCCAATATCCGGAAGTTCGGGTGAATTTACGGAGTGGCGATTATGAGGACATTTTAGCCGGATTAGATGCCGGGCTTTTGGAATTCGGCGTTCTCATGGGCTACCATAACCTCAATAATTACAACACCCTCCAGCTTCCCGAAGAAAATCGGTGGGGCGTGCTAATGCGGGCGGAGGCCCAGCTTGCTGAAAAGGACGTGATCCAACCAATCGACTTGGTCGGCCGTCCGCTAATCACCTCCCGGCAGGCCGCACAACGGGGGACTTTCCAAATCTGGAGCGGGGAACTTTTTAACCAGCTCAACTTTGTCGGCACGTACAACCTCATCTTTAACGCTAGTCTGCTAGTTCAAACGGGCGCGGTAATGGCGCTGACCTATGATAAATTAATTGATCATTACACTACCAAGGATGGCCTCGTTTTTCGGCCCTTGGCGCCCGCGGTTGTGGAACCTAACACCCTGGTGTGGAGCAAAAATCACCAGTTACCTAACTTAAATCGCCTATTCTTAGATACTTTGCAAAAAGAAATTGCTAATAATGATTAG